A single window of Plasmodium reichenowi strain SY57 chromosome 12, whole genome shotgun sequence DNA harbors:
- a CDS encoding syntaxin, Qa-SNARE family, producing MEVIYRNITNTYFDYRREIKKKKNRFKLRAYEKLDEDEDTGKENLLNENEDLEMQEQSMLPPYWIEKIEECSEDINNMKTKLIQLQKLQKNKLLNALNNDETLTENITQLSSNITFLIKNCEQKIQSISSKDYDKDKNNIIEKLKNNAKSSLLSQLQSLSQTFHKNQKSYIKEFKKMSNAYDDLQQYQNFNDQNELLYQQEEQQHSSVNINKRNSDLKKIADTVVDLHTIFKELSVMLVDQGSLLDQIDYNMEASLDKSEKGINKLKIIEKRENDKIAKKCVSYLTTLIFVLLFLIIIKHLY from the coding sequence ATGGaagttatatatagaaatattacaaatacATATTTCGATTATAGGagagaaataaaaaagaaaaaaaacagaTTTAAATTAAGAgcatatgaaaaattagatgaagatgaagatacaggaaaagaaaatttattaaatgaaaatgaagatTTGGAAATGCAAGAACAAAGCATGTTACCTCCTTATTGGATAGAAAAAATTGAAGAATGTTCagaagatataaataatatgaaaacaaaattaatacaacttcaaaaattacaaaaaaataaacttTTAAATGctttaaataatgatgaaacACTTACAGAAAATATAACACAACTATCCTCAAAcataacatttttaataaaaaattgtgAACAAAAAATTCAAAGTATCTCCTCAAAAGATTAtgataaagataaaaataatataattgaAAAACTTAAGAATAATGCTAAAAGTAGCTTACTTTCTCAGCTACAATCATTATCACAAACATTTCataaaaatcaaaaaagttatataaaagaatttaaaaaaatgtctAATGCATATGATGACCTTCAACAATATCAAAACTTCAATGATCAAAATGAATTACTTTATCAACAAGAAGAACAACAACACTCATCAgttaatataaacaaaagGAATAGTGACCTGAAAAAAATTGCTGATACTGTAGTAGATCTTCACACaatatttaaagaattatCAGTTATGTTAGTTGATCAAGGATCCTTATTAGATCAAATCGATTATAATATGGAAGCATCCTTGGACAAAAGTGAAAAAGGAATAAACAAATTGAaaattatagaaaaaagagaaaatgataaaatagCAAAAAAATGTGTTTCATACCTTACGAcattaatttttgttttattatttttaattataatcaaACATTTGTATTGA
- a CDS encoding zinc finger protein, putative: protein MSKKRKSYENDEDVYDNKRNKKNVASSIDSYGRKVWDKEYYQKKVDEKVENDEDELILKLLPDLKKKSKLEPPPPSERKLLEERKENLLLEKNLGKVQFLTEKTPKNEQGGYYCKICDCVLKDSQTYLDHINGKNHNRMLGYSMKVKKVTLDDVKKRLSLLKEKKQNKTEDVEKDPYEEAKKNLKDMQEDEERRIQKRKEKKMLKKLEKEKKKNENENKNENKNDDEESDNMNMMFKEMGLPTSFV from the coding sequence ATGAgcaaaaaaagaaagagTTATGAAAATGATGAGGACgtttatgataataaaaggAATAAGAAAAACGTTGCCTCAAGTATTGATAGTTATGGAAGAAAAGTTTGGgataaagaatattatcAAAAGAAGGTTGATGAAAAAGTTGAGaatgatgaagatgaattaatattaaaattgtTGCCGgatctaaaaaaaaaatctaaACTTGAGCCACCTCCACCATCGgaaagaaaattattagaagaaagaaaagaaaatttattattagaaaaaaatttagGTAAAGTTCAATTTTTAACTGAGAAAACTCCTAAAAATGAACAAGGAGGCTATTATTGTAAAATATGTGATTGCGTTCTTAAGGATTCACAAACATACTTAGATCACATTAATGGAAAGAATCATAACAGGATGTTAGGTTATAGTATGAAGGTAAAAAAAGTTACTTTAGATGatgtaaaaaaaaggtTAAGCCTTCTTAAAGAAAAGaaacaaaacaaaacaGAGGATGTTGAAAAAGATCCATATGAAGAGGCtaagaaaaatttaaaagatatgCAAGAAGATGAAGAAAGGAGAATCCAAAAACGAAAGGAAAAGAAGATGCTAAAGAAATtagaaaaggaaaaaaagaaaaacgaaaatgaaaataaaaatgaaaataaaaatgacGATGAAGAATCGGACAACATGAATATGATGTTCAAAGAGATGGGACTACCGACCTCCTTTGtatga
- a CDS encoding hypothetical protein (conserved Plasmodium protein, unknown function) has translation MNATENNSVDLEPFNSILDRKYFPYFFFLFEIYSFISIFCLFDYNNVNRTKQSIKTNLILCFMASINIGLSIYFLLLYFDVCV, from the coding sequence atgaatgcTACTGAAAATAATTCTGTAGATTTAGAACCGTTTAACTCCATATTAGACCGAAAATActttccatatttttttttcctatttgagatatattcttttataagtattttttgtttatttgattataataatgtaaacAGAACAAAACAAAGTATTAAAACGAACcttattttatgttttatggcatctattaatatagggctttccatatattttttattgttatattttgatGTTTGTGTTTGA
- a CDS encoding hypothetical protein (conserved Plasmodium protein, unknown function): MESKHFYGDHMTHEKVRELLDSSNVTYEETPSFFNGNIIYSQKPTKKDNLKYRIEYLKDGTAIYYKRRLGDFKNIFCCF; this comes from the exons atggaAAGTAAACATTTTTATGGTGATCATATGACTCATGAGAAGGTTAGGGAATTGTTAGATTCATCAAATGTTACTTACGAGGAAACTCCTAGTTTCTTTAATGGTAACATAATTTATTCACAAAAACcaacaaaaaaagataatCTAAAATATCGTATTGAGTACTTGAAA GATGGAACAGcaatatattacaaaagAAGACTAGGAGACTTTAAGAATATTTTCTGTTGTTTTTAA